The sequence CCAGCAGCTTCCAGGAGCTGTACTTCCCAGAGAGCTTGAAAGCGGCATCCTCGTGCTCACCCGGAGCCACACCAATCATGTCTCTGATGCTGCCATGCCAGAAATCCGCCCAGAAATACAGGGCCGCATTGCTCAAATCCTCAGCAGATAGCTTTGAGATTCTTGCCACCAGTTCATTTAGGTCCAACCTTGTGAGGGAAGCATCCAACGATATGCCCAGCTTCTTTTCCATGAAATCGCCCATAGGAGAGCCTTTGTACTTCTTTCGGCTCTCTTCGGGTATCATATTCAAGAAGCTCATGAAGCCTTCAATTACCTCTTTTCTACTCAGATCCCCCATAAACTCGTCGTCGCACTCGATGATACACAGGAAGTCACCTTCCCAATCCTTTGACGCTTCTTTGTACTCCTCGCTTCTCTTTGCGAGCTCCAACACCCCCTCTACCCATTCCTTTGACGGGAATATAGCCATTTCCCTACCTCCAATCTTATGTTTTCTTCCTTATACATAATAATCCCCCTCAGACAACAGAATCAATATTGAATCAGCTATATATCCACCGAGACGACCACTCCTT comes from Dehalococcoidia bacterium and encodes:
- a CDS encoding SCP2 sterol-binding domain-containing protein produces the protein MAIFPSKEWVEGVLELAKRSEEYKEASKDWEGDFLCIIECDDEFMGDLSRKEVIEGFMSFLNMIPEESRKKYKGSPMGDFMEKKLGISLDASLTRLDLNELVARISKLSAEDLSNAALYFWADFWHGSIRDMIGVAPGEHEDAAFKLSGKYSSWKLLVSGQQDTMRLVMSNRLQLEGDMQYMMKRMKAVVALTKEVLAGVPID